In Fluviispira sanaruensis, a genomic segment contains:
- a CDS encoding Cof-type HAD-IIB family hydrolase, with protein MKAVALDLDGTLLNSSHTVSLLAKKTLVELESFGIKVVLASARPIQSVLTIAQSIGLKNEMMIAGNGAIIAQRDHKILYKKSIEKVDLEHIFKIYKEYTAQYANENLTMHIYSEFKWLVPLNSHKAQEEARIIGFLPNIIGEEAYEVKSAEKIMIVSEPLILKQFSKFLTEKLSHLGIVLSKPDSLEINAYGVSKYTGVLEFARINNLSIDNFICIGDGDNDEAMLKNCGFGVAMDNASFAAKNAAKEVTLSNDQDGVAYFLRKYFSLND; from the coding sequence ATGAAAGCTGTGGCTTTAGATCTTGATGGAACGTTGTTGAATTCTTCGCACACTGTCTCACTTTTAGCAAAAAAAACTCTAGTAGAGTTGGAAAGTTTTGGGATAAAAGTTGTTTTAGCCAGTGCAAGACCTATACAATCAGTGCTCACTATTGCACAAAGTATTGGTCTAAAAAATGAAATGATGATTGCAGGAAATGGTGCTATTATAGCGCAGAGAGATCATAAAATTCTTTATAAGAAATCAATAGAAAAAGTGGATTTAGAGCATATTTTTAAAATTTATAAAGAATATACTGCGCAATATGCAAATGAAAATTTGACCATGCATATTTACAGTGAATTTAAGTGGCTTGTCCCATTGAATAGTCATAAAGCGCAAGAAGAAGCGAGAATAATAGGATTTTTACCTAATATAATTGGTGAAGAAGCTTATGAAGTAAAGAGTGCTGAAAAAATAATGATCGTATCAGAACCACTTATTTTAAAACAATTTTCCAAATTTTTAACCGAGAAATTAAGTCATCTTGGTATTGTGTTATCAAAACCAGATTCTCTGGAAATAAATGCATACGGTGTTTCTAAGTACACAGGAGTTTTAGAATTTGCTAGAATTAATAACTTATCAATAGATAATTTTATTTGCATAGGTGATGGTGATAATGACGAAGCTATGCTTAAGAATTGTGGCTTTGGTGTTGCAATGGACAATGCTTCTTTTGCGGCAAAAAATGCCGCAAAAGAAGTGACTCTTTCCAACGATCAAGATGGTGTTGCGTATTTTTTGCGAAAATATTTTTCATTAAATGATTAA
- a CDS encoding HlyD family secretion protein, with translation MNISPKKLFFSIAASIGLVIISYFIMQNVFYVSTDNAQVEGHAVLLAPKISGYITKVNVIQGQKVKKGDILVEIDDRDYQNTLKQAKSNLISLEAKLRDSERNFRRSEKLYKSGATTQQQYDSSFANYTDNKAQFDSVYTQVLQAELILEFTKITAPINGIIAKSSVELGQFASPGVPLIGFVDSDERWITANFKETDIESIRIGSNAQIEVDAISSKKYDGSVYSISSATGATFTLLPPDNATGNFTKVVQRVPVRIKLEKLSEKDIELLRSGLSAIVKIKKSSG, from the coding sequence GTGAATATATCTCCCAAGAAACTTTTTTTTTCAATTGCAGCTTCAATCGGTTTAGTTATAATTTCATATTTTATAATGCAAAATGTTTTTTATGTTTCGACGGATAATGCTCAGGTGGAAGGCCATGCAGTCTTACTTGCGCCTAAAATCAGCGGTTACATCACTAAAGTGAATGTCATTCAAGGACAAAAAGTAAAGAAAGGGGATATTTTAGTTGAAATTGATGATAGGGATTATCAAAATACTTTAAAGCAAGCAAAATCGAATTTAATTTCACTTGAAGCAAAGCTTAGAGATTCTGAAAGGAATTTTAGACGTTCAGAAAAATTATATAAATCAGGTGCAACAACTCAACAACAATATGACTCAAGTTTTGCAAATTATACCGATAATAAAGCGCAATTTGATAGTGTATATACCCAAGTTTTACAAGCAGAACTAATTCTTGAATTTACAAAAATAACAGCTCCAATAAATGGTATCATTGCAAAATCATCTGTAGAGTTGGGACAATTTGCAAGTCCAGGAGTTCCTTTAATTGGATTTGTGGATTCAGATGAACGCTGGATCACTGCAAACTTTAAAGAAACAGATATTGAATCCATTCGTATTGGATCGAATGCTCAAATAGAAGTAGATGCAATTTCGAGTAAGAAATACGATGGTTCTGTTTATTCAATTAGTTCTGCAACAGGCGCAACATTTACTTTACTACCACCTGATAATGCGACAGGGAATTTTACAAAAGTAGTACAAAGAGTCCCTGTTCGAATTAAATTGGAAAAATTAAGTGAAAAAGATATTGAATTATTAAGATCTGGACTTTCTGCAATAGTAAAAATTAAAAAATCATCTGGTTAA
- a CDS encoding DHA2 family efflux MFS transporter permease subunit codes for MTLNSRLIVFVAVLASLLEIIDTSIVNVAIPTIMGNLGATLEDASMIVTGYTVANAIVLPASAWLGERIGRRNYYLGCIIVFTTTSAACGLAPNLSSLIVFRILQGLAGGALLPTSQALIFEQFPKEKAGMAGAIFGMSVMIGPTLGPVLGGYLTDEYGWRSIFNINLPIGLLTLFVGMTCIQNRTDSESARKSNLDMYGLILLILGVGCLQFLLERGQADDWFSSKIITTCAIVSFIAIFLFIWWELKVKEPIINIKLFTNPIVLGGVLLMACLGFFLYGIVFVLPVFLNNIFHYTATQIGVLFIPGSLLTAILMPFVGKSVQKISDPRFLIVIGLICVELCLYSMTYFSPFTSQNELLGMLFIRGIAMAFLFIPINSSILSQFSGYELGQVAGLMNLFRQVGGSMGIALIDTLLSRNIDINYLNLISKISLLNVNVQDVYNSTANNLAVKFNSSIGMAENTNAALKNLYQRVQTQAFTLSFLQLVVIMMFIFSLSFIPLMLVKIKKKVKPVDSH; via the coding sequence ATGACTTTAAATTCAAGATTAATCGTTTTCGTTGCTGTATTAGCATCTCTTCTAGAAATAATCGACACATCTATTGTAAATGTAGCAATTCCTACAATTATGGGAAATTTAGGGGCTACCCTAGAAGACGCAAGTATGATTGTAACGGGTTATACTGTGGCAAATGCAATCGTATTGCCTGCTTCTGCATGGCTGGGTGAAAGAATTGGTCGAAGAAATTATTATTTAGGTTGTATCATAGTTTTTACAACCACTTCTGCTGCATGTGGATTAGCCCCTAATTTAAGCTCTTTAATTGTCTTTAGGATCTTGCAAGGTTTGGCAGGTGGAGCTCTTTTACCAACTTCGCAAGCATTGATTTTTGAGCAATTTCCTAAAGAGAAAGCAGGAATGGCTGGCGCAATTTTTGGTATGAGCGTTATGATTGGGCCAACCTTAGGTCCTGTTTTAGGAGGTTATTTAACTGATGAGTATGGCTGGAGATCTATCTTTAATATCAACTTGCCAATTGGTTTATTAACTTTATTTGTTGGTATGACTTGTATTCAAAATCGCACAGATTCAGAAAGTGCAAGAAAATCTAACTTAGATATGTATGGTTTGATACTGCTTATTTTAGGTGTTGGTTGCTTGCAATTTTTATTGGAAAGAGGTCAGGCGGATGATTGGTTTTCTTCTAAAATAATTACAACTTGTGCAATTGTATCTTTTATTGCAATATTTTTATTTATTTGGTGGGAATTAAAAGTAAAAGAACCCATTATCAATATAAAATTATTTACCAATCCTATTGTCCTGGGAGGCGTTCTCCTTATGGCATGTCTCGGATTCTTTTTATATGGGATTGTCTTTGTTCTTCCTGTTTTTTTAAATAATATTTTTCATTACACGGCGACACAAATAGGGGTTTTATTTATTCCAGGTTCACTATTGACAGCTATTTTAATGCCATTTGTCGGGAAAAGTGTTCAAAAAATATCTGATCCAAGATTTTTAATTGTAATAGGTTTAATATGTGTGGAACTATGTTTATATTCTATGACTTACTTTTCTCCATTTACCTCGCAAAATGAATTATTGGGAATGTTATTTATTCGTGGTATAGCGATGGCGTTTCTTTTTATTCCAATAAATTCTTCAATATTGAGTCAATTTTCTGGTTATGAACTAGGTCAAGTTGCTGGTCTCATGAATTTATTTAGACAAGTTGGTGGAAGTATGGGGATTGCGCTCATAGATACTTTATTATCAAGAAATATAGATATTAATTATTTAAATTTAATAAGTAAAATATCTTTGCTAAATGTGAATGTTCAGGATGTTTATAATTCAACAGCAAATAATTTAGCAGTTAAATTTAATTCTAGTATAGGTATGGCTGAAAATACAAATGCTGCTTTGAAGAACTTGTATCAGAGGGTGCAAACACAGGCATTTACCTTGAGTTTTTTGCAGCTTGTCGTTATTATGATGTTTATTTTTAGTTTATCTTTTATTCCGCTTATGCTTGTTAAGATTAAAAAGAAAGTGAAACCAGTAGATTCTCATTAA
- a CDS encoding non-ribosomal peptide synthetase: MTLSSVNSVWKNKDFNSNATILEILNKVSKKNSSDSLIEFNDLFLEANIFWKIVKQKSLSLQNIFKKKLKREIFPGECIGLASGISLETLSDLLAILYAGGAFVPYDLQCPKERIDYMLNNACVKVMLNQGRAYFAENSSESHLLFEVNEKSYYKSETNLENMSLKVNCDQLAYIMYTSGTSGRPKGVKISHRALWHYCAWFRSLDIIKECDRFDFSTNLTFDASITTTLVALTYGKPISVCSEDTKGSPRAFLQYLIQKQISFCKCTPSYFKLLVNESQFSLIKIPQIVNWLFTGEEMSALDSATWLELHPHHVFYNSYGPTEATVTCSKFRIDRYNIDQYKNKIPIEKNSRACEFYIIDSNMNPVPHGVKGELCIEGAILADGYLMNSEETNKNFIVGKNNIHCYLTGDEVISEPDGTIYYFGRIDSQVKIRGIRVELEEIRKVICSLDNILDTRVIVHVRQNIQQIFAFLVVNQSVKIESVFYNKVKLELLNKIPDSFIPNHFVILDKIPLTLSGKTDFQELHLFADNYSIQVNEKNATNPLEMSLLEIWREFLPQNKMGIDTSFFDIGGHSLLAMTVTDRINSYLNSYLPPNILFQKPTIRELGLAICNSQAHYNLHHLCHNENAPKLFLIHPASGMAHLYQELTTSLNELDFYALSNDRFADTENPYLSIEEMAASYINIIRKHCPNGPFILGGFCMGGVVAFEMLKQLKSLDIENCSLILIDSFKLKSLGTSQERDFYKKTQLWIRGLSENTELGQKIIREIEHNQNLVVNYVQNDFTNPCLFIECKNLHSEVMHKSSSQELKNNNYGWFLPPDKSFLVTKKVIDTFHHTLFSDKISIEKMGKYILHFCFSFLKN, encoded by the coding sequence ATGACATTATCTTCTGTTAATTCAGTTTGGAAAAATAAAGATTTTAATTCAAATGCAACGATTTTAGAAATTTTGAATAAAGTATCTAAAAAAAACTCCTCTGACAGCCTTATTGAATTTAATGATCTCTTTTTGGAAGCGAACATATTTTGGAAAATAGTAAAGCAGAAATCTCTATCATTACAGAATATTTTCAAAAAGAAATTAAAACGTGAAATTTTTCCAGGAGAGTGCATTGGTTTGGCAAGTGGTATATCACTTGAAACATTAAGTGACCTGCTAGCTATTCTTTATGCTGGGGGAGCTTTTGTCCCATATGATCTTCAGTGTCCTAAAGAACGTATTGATTATATGCTAAACAATGCTTGTGTAAAAGTAATGTTGAATCAGGGAAGGGCTTACTTTGCAGAAAATAGTTCAGAATCTCATCTTTTATTTGAAGTAAATGAAAAAAGCTATTATAAATCGGAAACTAATTTAGAAAATATGTCACTTAAAGTTAACTGTGACCAACTTGCTTATATTATGTACACTTCGGGCACTTCAGGTCGTCCCAAAGGAGTTAAAATATCTCATAGAGCTTTGTGGCATTATTGTGCTTGGTTTCGATCATTAGATATCATCAAAGAATGTGATCGCTTCGATTTTTCCACCAATTTAACTTTTGATGCTTCAATAACAACGACTTTAGTAGCGCTTACTTATGGTAAGCCAATTTCTGTGTGTTCGGAGGATACCAAAGGTTCACCACGAGCATTTTTACAGTATCTCATTCAGAAACAAATTAGTTTTTGTAAATGCACTCCCTCATATTTTAAATTACTTGTGAATGAGTCTCAGTTTTCATTAATTAAAATTCCTCAAATAGTTAATTGGTTATTTACAGGTGAGGAAATGAGCGCTTTAGACTCGGCTACTTGGCTTGAACTGCACCCTCATCATGTTTTTTATAATTCATATGGGCCTACCGAAGCCACAGTAACATGTTCGAAATTTAGAATAGATCGTTACAATATTGATCAATACAAAAATAAAATTCCAATTGAAAAAAACAGCCGCGCGTGTGAATTTTATATAATAGATAGCAATATGAATCCTGTGCCTCATGGTGTGAAAGGAGAATTGTGTATAGAAGGAGCCATCCTTGCAGATGGCTATTTAATGAATTCAGAAGAAACAAATAAAAATTTTATTGTTGGGAAAAATAATATTCACTGTTACCTTACAGGCGATGAGGTTATATCAGAACCAGACGGTACAATTTACTATTTCGGTAGAATTGATAGCCAAGTTAAAATAAGAGGGATAAGAGTTGAGTTAGAAGAAATTAGAAAAGTAATTTGTTCTTTAGATAATATTTTAGATACAAGAGTAATTGTCCATGTAAGACAAAATATTCAACAAATTTTTGCTTTTCTTGTTGTAAATCAGTCTGTGAAAATTGAATCTGTTTTTTATAATAAAGTTAAGCTCGAACTTTTAAATAAAATACCTGATTCTTTCATTCCGAATCATTTTGTTATTCTGGATAAAATTCCCCTCACTCTTTCAGGAAAAACTGATTTTCAAGAACTGCATTTGTTTGCGGATAATTACTCGATTCAAGTAAATGAAAAGAATGCTACTAATCCACTTGAAATGTCGCTTTTAGAAATTTGGAGAGAATTTTTGCCACAGAATAAAATGGGTATTGACACAAGTTTTTTTGATATAGGTGGACATTCATTACTTGCTATGACTGTTACGGATAGAATTAATAGTTACTTAAATTCGTATTTACCGCCAAATATACTTTTTCAAAAACCGACAATACGTGAACTTGGACTCGCTATTTGTAATTCTCAAGCGCACTACAATCTCCATCATTTATGTCATAATGAAAATGCTCCCAAATTATTTTTAATTCATCCTGCTAGCGGTATGGCACATTTATATCAAGAGTTAACCACCTCTCTAAACGAACTTGATTTTTATGCCCTGAGTAATGATAGGTTTGCAGATACGGAAAATCCTTATTTAAGTATAGAAGAAATGGCTGCATCCTATATTAATATCATAAGAAAGCATTGCCCAAATGGGCCTTTTATCCTGGGTGGTTTTTGCATGGGTGGAGTGGTTGCTTTTGAAATGCTTAAGCAGCTTAAATCTCTTGATATTGAAAATTGTTCTCTTATTTTAATTGATAGTTTTAAATTAAAGAGCCTAGGAACTTCTCAAGAAAGAGATTTTTACAAAAAGACTCAATTGTGGATTAGAGGTCTTTCAGAAAATACTGAGTTAGGTCAAAAAATTATACGGGAAATTGAACACAATCAGAATTTAGTGGTAAATTATGTGCAGAATGATTTTACAAATCCATGCCTTTTTATTGAATGCAAAAATTTGCACTCAGAAGTGATGCATAAATCCTCTTCGCAAGAACTAAAGAATAATAATTATGGTTGGTTCTTACCCCCTGATAAGAGTTTTCTTGTGACAAAAAAAGTAATTGATACATTTCATCACACTCTTTTTAGTGATAAAATTTCTATTGAAAAAATGGGTAAATATATTTTACATTTTTGCTTTTCTTTTTTAAAGAATTAA
- a CDS encoding non-ribosomal peptide synthetase has protein sequence MQLVNNWERNSTVKNKPRRILIKDSSKYFFPIAEQPLCIHPIIAAMGEEVVNSILVQSAYFFMQNILINETEVVCKITQKIIHEKAQISLSDEMVHQLLTVIVDETYHAYIAHDFILQVSNLTNIKPIVYTAESSLTRSINFILEVLPENCHLFFEIIALCIAENSITKELVTTIKDPDVNIFFNEINADHLIDEGRHCVIFTDLLTKIWLHIPEERKKTIGACLPDFICKYLSCDVKKINDRRVLSNLNIENDVIEEILNDTHQSFEVSPFYLNNPIVKNILSLLKKSKILDHLETSQAFLKFGFLEEQKVTKNENSEHDENYADSTFAKISSGLIDFLRPVEKNILPEKQLNQSITLNFDINPNVCKKLILSYLNDVTNNITEEDKTSDIFANNSLGKKDNSIFIFFSESFISEKIHPEDLQLHIYKDECKFLKIKIIYNSKFYDKCRVDEFLENISYYINLAINNPSCHLKNLPLVSPKQKEHLLLQAKRKPENIDINETVISLFKNQVINYPSQVAVMSENETLTYKQLDHLSDIVAYNLEKLGLSSESVIVIIHNKTNNYIPIILGIMKAKMIFIPLSPKETDSRFQHMLNEINAQLIISDSENIISNISHFSCIHSLKIIALENQSADISSQSLYPYKSNLTAEDLAYIIYTSGTSGMPKGAMITHASLIHFAKSAARVFPIKEGDKILQFCPFNFDASLADICVSLISGASICLYNQKLLSTSSHFFEICQQYKITNLNLPATFWGQIVQDMILFSLKLPESLKTVVIGGEALAPAILDQWFQFSTSDIRILNTYGPTEATIAVTACELNNYKSYKNPEKIIGQSFKNSLLFVLDNHDRILPIGAIGELYIGGLGVSQGYFKRPDLTEKSFIYNLNSINKDLPITQLVYKTGDKVRWINENTLEFIGRSDRQVKINGIRIELSEIEYLLNKHPLVESSFVINHKKGTVPFIAAFVITKSHELREKSVISASIKKHIMLKIPEHMQPKYIQILKKWPLNNQGKIDKSQLIDFLSLEENFQEIKNIEKDFIDVNSLEVVLKDIWQSLLGVQEVSAKSHFFELGGHSLLAMRLIAHIKQEAQIHLTVREVLENPNFNCMLNLIQHRKRNQTACEEIKTGATSGPLSFSQEALWVLHLLQNGKSINYNIAYALHLKGSIDPFILEEAVNYIIDRQWILRSIFKKDIIASQNVIPQRVILRPKLVSLEIFRELSLESARIPFDLSNNPPILLQLFQIDPKYFILFVNHHHIIHDAYSINIFIKELSSVYNSFLYSAKISLPKLQRQFVDYADWQRSSENTTVTKDLDFWSQQLKNYKPICLPFRKTKTHLNPSAGDSYYFSLDSDITLKLKTICSQNDCTLFVGFLAIMNLLLHRYSGENDIAFATAMSTRDHQIDEHLIGMFVNVIILRNQLQPECSFVSLLDSIKKTLIEATTHRFTPLELISRSMNLQRMTFCHTLVDIIVNYHNFDDNFAKFIAKDVHSEIEFIDNKTSKFGLSFDIYNYNKLIDIKIEFSKDLYEFSSIKKISEDFIFLTDTLTKM, from the coding sequence ATGCAACTCGTAAATAACTGGGAAAGAAACTCCACCGTTAAAAATAAACCGAGACGCATACTCATCAAAGATAGCTCAAAATATTTTTTCCCAATTGCGGAACAACCTTTATGCATTCATCCAATTATTGCGGCGATGGGTGAAGAAGTGGTAAACTCCATTCTTGTGCAATCAGCATACTTTTTTATGCAGAATATATTAATTAATGAAACTGAAGTTGTTTGCAAAATAACTCAGAAAATAATACATGAAAAAGCACAAATTTCTTTATCTGATGAAATGGTACACCAATTGCTGACAGTCATTGTCGATGAAACATATCACGCATATATAGCGCATGATTTTATTCTACAGGTATCAAATCTTACAAATATTAAGCCTATAGTTTATACTGCAGAATCAAGTTTAACACGCTCAATTAATTTTATTCTTGAAGTCCTACCTGAAAATTGCCATCTATTCTTTGAAATTATTGCTTTATGCATTGCAGAAAACTCCATAACAAAAGAGCTCGTGACAACAATTAAAGACCCAGATGTTAATATATTTTTTAATGAAATAAATGCTGATCATCTGATTGATGAGGGTCGGCATTGCGTCATTTTTACAGACTTATTGACAAAAATTTGGCTTCATATTCCAGAAGAAAGAAAAAAGACAATTGGTGCATGCCTCCCAGATTTTATTTGCAAATATTTAAGCTGTGATGTTAAAAAGATTAATGACAGAAGAGTTTTATCGAATCTTAATATTGAAAATGATGTTATCGAAGAAATTTTAAACGATACTCATCAGAGTTTTGAAGTGTCTCCTTTCTACTTAAACAATCCTATTGTTAAGAACATTCTAAGTCTTCTAAAAAAATCTAAAATCTTAGATCATCTAGAAACATCTCAAGCATTTCTGAAATTCGGATTTTTAGAGGAGCAAAAAGTTACAAAAAATGAGAATAGTGAGCATGATGAAAATTATGCAGATTCTACTTTTGCAAAGATCTCCTCAGGACTGATCGATTTTCTTCGGCCTGTTGAAAAAAATATCCTACCTGAAAAACAATTAAATCAATCAATAACCCTCAATTTTGATATCAATCCTAATGTCTGTAAAAAATTAATTTTGTCTTATTTAAATGATGTTACAAATAATATTACCGAAGAAGATAAGACCAGTGATATTTTTGCCAACAATTCTTTAGGAAAAAAAGACAATTCTATATTTATTTTTTTTTCTGAAAGTTTTATTTCAGAAAAAATCCATCCAGAGGACTTACAATTACATATTTATAAAGATGAATGTAAATTTTTAAAGATAAAAATAATTTACAATTCGAAATTTTACGATAAATGCAGAGTTGATGAGTTTTTAGAAAATATTTCATATTATATTAATTTAGCAATAAATAATCCGAGTTGTCATTTAAAAAATCTACCACTTGTTTCACCAAAACAAAAAGAACATTTACTTTTACAAGCAAAAAGAAAACCAGAAAATATAGACATTAATGAAACGGTTATTTCGCTATTTAAGAATCAGGTTATCAACTACCCCAGTCAAGTTGCAGTGATGAGTGAAAATGAAACTTTGACATATAAGCAACTCGATCATTTATCTGATATCGTTGCTTATAACTTAGAAAAATTAGGATTAAGTAGTGAATCTGTTATTGTTATTATTCATAATAAAACAAATAATTATATCCCAATTATACTCGGAATTATGAAAGCGAAAATGATTTTCATTCCATTATCGCCAAAAGAGACAGACTCTAGATTTCAACATATGCTTAATGAGATTAATGCACAGCTTATCATCAGTGATTCTGAAAATATTATTAGCAATATTTCACATTTTTCATGTATACATTCTTTAAAAATTATAGCATTAGAAAATCAATCAGCAGATATCTCTTCACAATCCCTTTACCCTTATAAATCAAATTTAACAGCGGAGGACTTAGCGTATATTATTTATACGTCCGGTACAAGTGGAATGCCTAAAGGTGCCATGATTACACATGCATCACTGATTCATTTCGCAAAATCAGCAGCTAGAGTGTTTCCTATCAAAGAAGGCGATAAAATTTTGCAATTTTGTCCATTTAATTTTGATGCTTCTTTAGCTGATATTTGCGTATCGCTTATTTCTGGCGCGAGCATTTGTTTATACAATCAAAAATTATTAAGTACAAGTTCGCATTTCTTTGAAATATGTCAGCAGTATAAAATAACAAATCTCAATTTACCCGCTACATTTTGGGGACAGATCGTACAAGATATGATTTTATTTTCACTTAAACTTCCTGAAAGTCTAAAAACCGTTGTGATTGGTGGAGAGGCGCTCGCACCCGCAATTTTAGATCAATGGTTTCAATTTAGTACTTCCGATATTAGAATTCTTAATACTTATGGTCCCACTGAAGCAACAATTGCTGTCACAGCTTGTGAATTAAATAATTATAAATCATATAAGAACCCTGAAAAAATAATAGGCCAATCTTTTAAAAATTCATTGCTATTCGTTCTTGATAATCATGATCGTATTCTCCCTATCGGTGCTATTGGCGAACTTTACATTGGAGGTTTAGGCGTTAGCCAAGGTTATTTTAAACGCCCAGACCTCACTGAAAAATCATTTATATATAATTTGAATTCTATAAATAAAGATCTACCTATCACTCAACTTGTTTATAAAACAGGAGATAAGGTACGTTGGATTAATGAGAACACACTTGAATTTATTGGTCGATCTGATAGACAAGTTAAAATAAATGGAATTAGAATTGAATTAAGTGAAATAGAATATCTACTCAATAAGCACCCTTTAGTAGAAAGCAGTTTTGTTATAAATCACAAAAAGGGAACAGTTCCTTTTATAGCAGCCTTTGTAATTACTAAAAGTCATGAGTTAAGAGAAAAAAGTGTAATATCTGCATCAATTAAAAAACATATAATGCTTAAAATTCCTGAACATATGCAACCAAAATATATACAAATATTGAAAAAATGGCCGCTCAATAATCAAGGAAAAATTGACAAATCTCAATTGATTGATTTTCTATCTCTAGAAGAAAATTTTCAGGAAATAAAGAATATTGAAAAAGATTTTATTGATGTAAATTCGTTAGAGGTTGTTTTGAAAGATATCTGGCAGAGTTTGCTAGGCGTCCAAGAAGTAAGTGCAAAGAGTCATTTTTTTGAGTTAGGAGGACACTCCTTACTCGCTATGAGATTAATTGCACATATAAAACAGGAAGCACAAATACATCTCACTGTTCGTGAAGTTTTAGAAAATCCAAATTTTAATTGTATGCTTAATCTCATTCAGCACCGCAAAAGGAATCAAACTGCGTGTGAAGAGATAAAAACGGGAGCGACTTCAGGGCCACTTAGCTTTTCACAGGAAGCACTATGGGTACTTCATCTCTTGCAAAATGGAAAAAGTATAAACTATAATATAGCTTATGCCTTGCATTTAAAAGGATCAATTGATCCCTTTATTCTTGAAGAGGCAGTTAATTATATTATTGATAGACAATGGATTTTACGTAGTATTTTTAAAAAGGACATAATAGCTTCTCAAAATGTAATACCTCAACGTGTTATTTTAAGACCCAAGCTTGTTTCCCTCGAGATTTTTAGAGAGCTATCTTTAGAAAGTGCAAGAATTCCCTTTGATTTATCTAATAATCCGCCCATTTTATTGCAGCTATTTCAGATAGATCCAAAATATTTTATTTTATTTGTAAATCATCATCACATAATTCATGACGCTTATTCAATAAATATTTTTATTAAAGAATTGAGTTCTGTTTACAATTCATTTTTATATAGCGCAAAAATTAGTCTTCCTAAACTTCAACGTCAATTTGTCGATTATGCAGATTGGCAAAGATCTTCTGAAAACACGACAGTGACAAAAGATCTAGATTTCTGGTCTCAGCAGTTAAAAAACTATAAACCTATATGTCTGCCTTTCCGAAAGACTAAAACTCACTTAAATCCTTCAGCCGGTGACAGTTATTATTTCTCCTTAGATTCAGACATAACTTTAAAGCTTAAAACTATATGCAGTCAAAACGACTGTACATTATTTGTTGGTTTTTTAGCTATTATGAATCTTCTTTTACATCGTTATAGTGGCGAAAATGACATAGCATTTGCGACTGCCATGTCAACGCGTGATCATCAAATTGATGAGCATTTAATAGGTATGTTTGTAAATGTCATCATATTACGAAATCAGCTGCAACCTGAGTGTTCATTTGTCAGTCTTTTAGACTCAATTAAAAAAACACTTATTGAAGCAACAACCCATCGCTTTACTCCATTAGAACTTATAAGTCGCTCAATGAATCTACAAAGAATGACATTTTGTCACACTTTAGTTGATATTATTGTTAATTATCATAATTTTGATGATAATTTTGCAAAATTTATCGCAAAAGATGTTCATAGTGAAATTGAATTTATTGATAATAAAACTTCTAAATTTGGCCTATCGTTTGACATTTATAACTATAATAAATTAATAGATATTAAAATTGAATTTTCGAAAGATCTCTACGAATTTTCTTCCATTAAAAAAATTTCAGAAGATTTCATTTTTTTGACAGATACATTGACTAAAATGTAA
- a CDS encoding cupin domain-containing protein yields the protein MINLSRLETQTREKWNSNSFLEHNQIAFSEDSSYLKSLAEITPWVNYEKYMKAKLIAAVPGQVGLLHIKFPPEMAEDNRIHTHLYTDRLVTVLEGSGYFLIAPFGEQIKSIPVSIGDRVWMPRGIRHTWYSGKNGLVVESIHNPFIAFDDPDILVYDEDLGFIDIMSDGSFVEKKLTADISGKLYRFNKKEHCIGE from the coding sequence ATGATTAATCTTTCACGTTTAGAAACGCAGACGCGTGAAAAGTGGAATAGTAATTCTTTTTTAGAGCATAATCAAATTGCTTTTTCTGAAGATAGTTCTTATTTAAAATCCCTTGCAGAAATAACTCCATGGGTAAATTATGAAAAATATATGAAAGCTAAACTTATTGCTGCTGTCCCTGGTCAAGTAGGATTACTCCATATTAAATTTCCACCAGAAATGGCGGAAGATAATAGAATTCATACCCACCTTTATACTGATAGACTTGTAACTGTATTAGAAGGTTCAGGATATTTTCTGATCGCACCGTTTGGAGAGCAAATTAAGAGTATTCCTGTTTCCATCGGCGACAGAGTCTGGATGCCAAGAGGTATTCGTCATACTTGGTATTCAGGAAAAAATGGCCTTGTAGTAGAATCTATCCATAATCCATTTATTGCATTTGATGACCCAGATATTCTTGTTTACGATGAAGACCTTGGCTTTATAGATATTATGTCAGACGGATCCTTTGTTGAGAAAAAACTTACTGCCGATATTTCTGGTAAACTTTATCGTTTTAATAAAAAAGAACATTGTATTGGAGAATAA